Proteins encoded in a region of the Populus nigra chromosome 3, ddPopNigr1.1, whole genome shotgun sequence genome:
- the LOC133688694 gene encoding accelerated cell death 11-like yields MGDLETEKPLKKIAEAFKELEATIKSQTQEVEVAPFSHACSLVSPLFGCLGIAFKFAEMDYVAKVHDLAEASKSIGTLQSVLDKDVERNSVRKGGSHSRNLLRVKRGLDMVRVLFEQIMVTEGNSLKGPASKAYAQVFAPHHGWAIRKAVAAGMYALPTKAQLLKKLNEDESSAIIQMQIYVAASAPVIMYVDKLFLSRELGIDW; encoded by the exons ATGGGCGATCTGGAGACTGAAAAGCCACTGAAGAAGATCGCAGAAGCCTTTAAAGAACTAGAGGCAACAATAAAATCTCAAACCCAAGAAGTTGAAGTGGCACCATTTTCTCATGCTTGTTCTCTCGTTTCTCCTCTCTTCGGTTGCTTAGGTATCGCTTTTAAATTCGCCGAAATGGATTATGTCGCCAAG gTGCATGATCTTGCAGAGGCATCAAAATCGATTGGTACATTGCAAAGTGTGTTAGATAAGGATGTAGAAAGGAATTCTGTGAGAAAAGGTGGGAGTCATTCAAGAAATCTTTTGAGAGTAAAGCGTGGTCTTGATATGGTCAGGGTGTTGTTTGAGCAGATTATGGTTACAGA GGGAAATTCTTTGAAGGGCCCTGCTTCGAAGGCTTATGCACAGGTATTTGCTCCCCATCATGGGTGGGCAATTAGAAAAGCTGTTGCTGCAGGGATGTACGCCCTTCCTACTAAAGCACAACTTTTAAAGAAGCTAAATGAAGATG AAAGCTCGGCAATAATTCAAATGCAGATTTATGTTGCTGCATCTGCGCCAGTCATAATGTATGTTGACAAACTCTTCCTCTCCAGAGAATTGGGTATAGATTGGTGA
- the LOC133688134 gene encoding uncharacterized protein LOC133688134, whose translation MSTKYIVSALVGSFAIAYVCDYVVSDKKIFGGTTPRTVSNKEWWEETDKKFQAWPRTGGPPVVMNPITRQNFIVKSQDS comes from the exons ATGTCAACCAAGTACATAGTATCTGCTCTCGTGGGATCATTTGCAATAGCATATGTTTGTGACTATGTTGTTTCTGACAAGAAGATATTTGGAG GCACCACACCCAGAACAGTCTCAAACAAGGAATGGTGGGAGGAGACTGACAAGAAATTTCAAGCATGGCCTCGTACCGGAGGGCCACCAGTGGTGATGAATCCAATCACTCGCCAGAATTTCATTGTTAAGTCCCAAGATTCTTGA